Within the Deltaproteobacteria bacterium genome, the region CTCCAGCCCGTGCAGCCCCCCGAAGCGCCGCAGGAGGAGGGGCGCCAGGTGCCCGGCCCCGCAAGGGCCCAGGATCAGGGCGAGGAGCTCCTCGTCGACCAGGGCCTCGGGGCCGAGGGCCTGGAGGCGTTCACGGGGGCGGGGGTCGGTGCGGTCGGCGGGTAGCTCGGTCACGCCCCCGCGGACTGCACGTGCCGTGCCCTAGAAGCGCCCCGACATGGCGAAGAACGCCTTGATCTTGTCGTTCGTCTCGCCGAGCCGATCGGAGAGGGTCCGCACGAAGCGCCAGAGCAGCTCGTAGGCCAGATCCTTGTTGAGGAAGAGGACCTGCTCGAAGGCCTCGCGGCGGATCACGCCGAGCTTCACCGAGGTGTTGCAGATGGCGTGGGCGGTGCGCGGATGATCGTTGATCAGGGCCATCTCACCGAAGTACGCGCCGGGCTCGAGGATGGCGAGCGCCTCCTCTCCCACGCCGGCGACGAACTTCGAGATCCGCACCTTGCCCTTGAGGATGACGTAGAGCTCGTCGCCGACGTCGCCCTCCTCGAAGAGGACGGTCCCCGGCTCGACCTCGCGGTCCTCGCTGATGGCGGCCAGCTGCTCGATCTGCTGGCTGGTCAGTCCCTCGAAGAGCTCCACCTTCTTCAGTATTTCGGCATCCACACCGATGCTCATACCCCCCCGCCGAACCCTGTGCTACCCCTTTCGGCTCCCACGCCCAAAAGGAGCCTCCCCCATGAGCGAGAAGATCCATCAGGTCGCCATCATCGGCTCGGGCCCGGCCGGCTACACCGCCGCCATCTACGCCGCCCGCGCCAACCTCGAGCCCATCCTCGTCGACGGCATGCAGCCCGGCGGCCAGCTCACCATCACCACCGAGGTCGAGAACTACCCCGGCTTCCCGGAGGGGATGCAGGGCCCCGAGCTGATGGACCTCTTCCGCAAGCAGGCCGAGCGCTTCGGCACCCAGTTCGTCATGGGTCAGGTCAGCAAGGTCGACTTCGAGAGCCGCCCCTTCACCCTCGAGGTCGACGGCGGCGAGGACATCAAGGCCAACTCGGTGATCATCGCCACCGGCGCCTCGGCCCGCTGGCTCGGCATCGAGTCGGAGAAGGCCCTGATGGGCCACGGCGTGTCGGCCTGCGCCACCTGCGACGGCTTCTTCTTCAAGGACGTGCCGGTGGTCGTGGTGGGCGGCGGCGACACCGCCCTGGAGGAGGCCTCCTTCCTCTCCCGCTTCGCCTCCAAGGTCTCGATCATCCACCGCCGCGACGAGCTGCGCGGCTCGAAGATCATGCAGAAGCGCGCCTTCGACAACCCGAAGATCGAGTTCGTCTGGGACTCGGTGGTCGAGGAGATCCTCGGCTCGAAGGAGGACGGGGTCACCGGCGTCACGGTGAAGAACGTCAAGACCGGCGAGACCTCGAAGATCGACTGCGAGGGCTACTTCGTGGCCATCGGCCACAAGCCCAACACCGAGATCTTCAAGGGGCAGATCGACCTGCACGAGAACGGCTACATCGTGCTGGCCGAGCCGGGCACCTCGAAGACCAGCCGCGAGGGGATCTTCGTGGCCGGCGACGCCGCCGACCAGCACTACCGGCAGGCGATCACCGCCGCCGGCACCGGCTGCATGGCCGCCCTCGACGCCGAGCGCTACCTCCTCACCCTCGAGGACTGATGGCCTCGGAGAAGAAGCTCAGCCACCTCGACGAGCAGGGCGCCGCCCGGATGGTCGACGTGGCCGACAAGGAGGACACCCGCCGCCGGGCGGTGGCCGAGGCGGTGGTGTCCCTCTCTCCCTCGACCCTCGAGGTCCTCCGGGAGGGCGCCCCCAAGGGCGACGTGATCGCCACCGCCCGCATCGCCGGCATCCAGGCGACCAAGCGCACCGCCGAGCTGATCCCGCTCTGCCACCCCCTCGCCCTGACGAGGGTGGGCGTGGACCTCACCGTCGAGGAGGCGCCCCCCGCCGTGCGGATCACCTGCACCGCCGAGTGCAAGGGCCCCACCGGCGTCGAGATGGAGGCCCTCACCGGCGCCTCCGTCGCCGCCCTCACGATCTACGACATGCTCAAGGCCGTCGATCGCGGCATGANNNNNNNNNNNNNNNNNNNNNNNNNNNNNNNNNNNNNNNNNNNNNNNNNNNNNNNNNNNNNNNNNNNNNNNNNNNNNNNNNNNNNNNNNNNNNNNNNNNNGCTACTCGGTCCGCCTCCTCGAGAAGGAGGGCGGCCGCAGCGGCCCCTGGCACGCGGACGGTTGACACCCCGGCCTCCCTCGGCGGAAGCGCGCGAAGGCGGCGCCCAGCCGGCGCAGCGTGCGGTCCCGTGTGCCCCAGGCTCGAGCTGGGGGGGTCCGCGGGGGGGAGTGGAGCTCCCCCCCGCTAGTACGACATGCTCAAGGCCGTCGATCGCGGCATGAGCTACTCGGTCCGCCTCCTCGAGAAGGAGGGCGGCCGCAGCGGCCCCTGGCACGCCGGTCAGTAAACCAGGTCGATGGTGCGGCGCTCGCCCGCGTCCAGCGAGATCAGCTGCAGGTAGGGCAGCCCGCCCTCCAGGTGGGTCGGCCCGGCGAGGAGCAGGGCGGGCCCGGGAGCGAGGCCCTCCAGCGCGTAGCGGCCCTCTCCCCCGGCCAGGTCCACCTCGACCAGCCGGGCCCCTCGCAGGTAGGGCCGGGTCGCCTCGACCCCGCTCTCGAAGAAGCGGACCAGCCCCTCCCAGCCCTCCTCCCGCGCGGTGTTGGCGAGCTGCGCGCCGACGACGAGGACGATGAAGCTCCGCTGCCCGGGATCGGTGAGGACGCCGCCCTCGATCCGGGCGTCCGCCGGCGTGCCCACGTCGAGCTCGAGGGTCTCCCCCGCCCGCAGCTCTCCGACCCGGGAGACCCCGAGCATCTTCTCTCCGGGGCGGTCGGCCGTGACGAAGGCCTGGTAGCGCCCCGGCGGCAGGACCTGGCTCCGGTAGCGGCCCCAGGCGTCGGCCGGCACCGTCGAGCGGGCCGACCCCCACACCGAGGCCTCCCCGAAGCGCTCGAGCTGGAGGATGGCGTGCGGCCTCCCGAAGGCTCGCCCCTCGATGACGCCGCCGGCCTGCAGGGTCAGCCGGATCCGGTCCGTCTCCGGCCCGATGGCGGGGCAGTCGTCCTGGGAGCTCGCCACGTAGCCCGGGTGCTCGGCCCACACGCAGCGTGAGCCCTCGCCCGGGCGGATCCGGACCTCGCCGGCCGCGTCGGTGGTGTGCCACCCCCCCGCGATCACGAGCGCCCCCTCCACGCCCTCCCCCTCGGGGTCGACCACCTCGACGGTGACCTCGGGGCCCGGACCGAGGCGCACCTCTCCGAGCTCCACCGGCCCCGGGCAGCCGCCCTCCAGCGAGCGGGTGAGGGTCGCGTGGCCCGGGCCCTGGAAGCGCACCTCCCTCCTCTCGAAGAGGAGCTCGGCCCGGAAGCGACCGTCGGCCCGCTTCTCCAGGGTCCCCTCCACGAGCTCGACCCCGCCGAGCGGGAGCCCGGCCGTCGAGACGAGCCTCCCCTCGATCACGCAG harbors:
- the trxB gene encoding thioredoxin-disulfide reductase, yielding MSEKIHQVAIIGSGPAGYTAAIYAARANLEPILVDGMQPGGQLTITTEVENYPGFPEGMQGPELMDLFRKQAERFGTQFVMGQVSKVDFESRPFTLEVDGGEDIKANSVIIATGASARWLGIESEKALMGHGVSACATCDGFFFKDVPVVVVGGGDTALEEASFLSRFASKVSIIHRRDELRGSKIMQKRAFDNPKIEFVWDSVVEEILGSKEDGVTGVTVKNVKTGETSKIDCEGYFVAIGHKPNTEIFKGQIDLHENGYIVLAEPGTSKTSREGIFVAGDAADQHYRQAITAAGTGCMAALDAERYLLTLED
- a CDS encoding cyclic nucleotide-binding domain-containing protein; this translates as MDAEILKKVELFEGLTSQQIEQLAAISEDREVEPGTVLFEEGDVGDELYVILKGKVRISKFVAGVGEEALAILEPGAYFGEMALINDHPRTAHAICNTSVKLGVIRREAFEQVLFLNKDLAYELLWRFVRTLSDRLGETNDKIKAFFAMSGRF
- the moaC gene encoding cyclic pyranopterin monophosphate synthase MoaC, which codes for MASEKKLSHLDEQGAARMVDVADKEDTRRRAVAEAVVSLSPSTLEVLREGAPKGDVIATARIAGIQATKRTAELIPLCHPLALTRVGVDLTVEEAPPAVRITCTAECKGPTGVEMEALTGASVAALTIYDMLKAVDRGM